One stretch of Paenibacillus sp. AN1007 DNA includes these proteins:
- a CDS encoding TetR/AcrR family transcriptional regulator, with protein sequence MVRKREFNTDEALDAAMHVFWIKGFEAASLTDLTTAMGIQRPSLYAAFGDKKDLFERVLRRYTSAHAAQIRAKLTQGDSVKKAFRGIFEQIASEGNGNRPSHGCFCINTMVELAPHDPKFAVLTREHQMYLAVIFREALEKGQRSGELAGNADTGLMAQSLVVSMIGLTVLMKSGPERSFIEQSIQASLAVMGPF encoded by the coding sequence ATGGTTAGGAAAAGGGAGTTCAATACAGATGAAGCACTTGATGCTGCTATGCACGTATTCTGGATCAAAGGGTTTGAGGCAGCGTCCTTAACGGATTTAACGACGGCAATGGGGATTCAACGGCCCAGCTTGTATGCAGCTTTTGGCGATAAAAAAGATTTGTTTGAACGTGTGCTGCGAAGGTATACGTCTGCACATGCAGCACAAATAAGAGCAAAGCTTACTCAGGGTGACTCTGTAAAGAAGGCTTTTAGGGGAATATTTGAACAGATTGCATCAGAAGGTAATGGAAACAGACCCAGTCACGGTTGTTTTTGTATCAACACGATGGTTGAACTCGCTCCACATGATCCCAAATTTGCTGTTTTAACACGTGAGCATCAGATGTATTTAGCGGTTATTTTCAGAGAGGCTCTTGAAAAAGGCCAGCGGAGCGGAGAGTTGGCAGGTAATGCAGACACGGGGCTTATGGCCCAATCGTTGGTAGTTTCCATGATTGGGTTAACGGTGTTGATGAAGTCAGGGCCGGAGCGTTCGTTTATTGAGCA
- a CDS encoding MFS transporter, translated as MHTSHQHLQASNQKKEGMTSALAWVIAVCSGLSVANIYYAQPLLDSIALEFGLSTASIGSVITVTQICYALGLLLLVPLGDIVDRRKLIIIQMLFSALALIFAAASDSYPLLLIGLAIVGLLAVITQTFVAYAAHLSADSERGTMVGRVTSGIVIGILLARTVAGSMNDWLGWRSVYLLSASLTLISILVLIRILPHRPVTDNKISYFQLLGSTLRLYTSLRVLRVRGLLAMLIFMAFSILWTAMVLPLSAPPLSLSHTFIGAFGLAGAAGALAAAKAGKQADRGYGQVTTGVSLVILILSWIPIGLLHTSLWFLILGVILLDLAVQAVHVTNQSLIYQVRPEAQSRLTASYMIFYSIGSAVGSITSTHVYAWSGWTGVCWLGAAVSTAALLLWIVDRQFDRSLQSRVNHNHRNNM; from the coding sequence ATGCACACATCACATCAACATTTACAAGCATCCAATCAAAAGAAAGAGGGCATGACCAGCGCACTCGCTTGGGTTATTGCCGTATGCAGCGGTTTATCTGTCGCAAATATCTATTACGCGCAGCCCTTGCTGGATTCCATTGCCCTTGAATTCGGACTGTCTACTGCTTCAATCGGTTCTGTGATCACGGTTACTCAGATTTGCTACGCCCTAGGTTTGCTGCTGCTTGTTCCGCTAGGAGATATCGTCGATCGTCGAAAACTGATCATTATACAGATGCTTTTCTCGGCTTTGGCTTTAATCTTTGCTGCAGCTTCTGATTCGTATCCCTTACTGCTAATAGGGCTTGCAATCGTTGGATTGTTAGCTGTAATCACACAAACATTTGTTGCTTATGCCGCCCATTTATCGGCCGATTCCGAGCGAGGTACGATGGTCGGCCGAGTCACCAGCGGTATTGTGATTGGCATTCTGCTCGCGCGAACTGTGGCAGGTTCCATGAATGACTGGCTGGGCTGGAGATCGGTTTATCTATTATCTGCGAGCCTTACTTTGATAAGCATACTGGTATTAATACGCATACTCCCTCACCGACCCGTCACAGACAACAAAATAAGCTATTTTCAATTACTTGGCTCCACCCTGCGGCTGTATACATCGTTACGCGTGCTTCGCGTTCGCGGTTTACTTGCCATGCTGATATTTATGGCATTCAGTATCCTTTGGACTGCCATGGTGCTGCCGCTCAGTGCCCCTCCATTATCTTTGTCACACACATTCATAGGTGCCTTTGGACTTGCAGGCGCTGCGGGCGCCTTGGCTGCGGCTAAAGCAGGCAAACAAGCAGACCGAGGTTACGGGCAGGTGACTACCGGAGTTTCCCTTGTCATTTTGATATTATCCTGGATACCGATCGGATTGTTACATACGTCTCTATGGTTTCTAATCCTCGGTGTTATCCTGCTTGACCTTGCTGTGCAGGCAGTACATGTCACGAATCAGAGTTTGATCTATCAAGTCCGTCCCGAAGCTCAGAGCCGATTGACGGCATCGTATATGATCTTTTATTCGATTGGGAGTGCGGTTGGTTCTATCACTTCTACCCATGTCTACGCCTGGTCAGGCTGGACAGGTGTTTGCTGGTTGGGTGCGGCTGTTAGTACAGCAGCTCTACTGTTATGGATTGTCGATCGTCAGTTCGATCGCTCCCTTCAATCCAGGGTTAACCATAATCACCGTAACAACATGTGA
- a CDS encoding HD domain-containing protein, translated as MRIHIMNLQDGDRLTADTFSDAGLHILGKGTVIRSDDITLLMQHRVDYVDIELRDEGITEAEFFAASMKQTQGSSSSTNGTSSKEQPPEEEMKSQFLQTVHNYQNAFLEALTVGKFNATMVDDALQPMVEGLDEQKDVVHLLMMLERDDVNNYTHSIQVGLLSFYIASWMGYSQSESYLISRGGYLHDIGKCKVSHRIRNKTEPLTADEQLELQRHTIYGHEIIKNSMTDEATALVALQHHEREDGSGFPMQLGKGEIHPYTQIVSVADIYIGMRSGNHGASNPNLINNLRDIYSMGFGKLNEKPVQALMQHLLPNFIGKQVLLSNGEKGVIVMNNASDIFKPLIKVESEEYRDLSKERTLSINELLI; from the coding sequence GAAGCGATGATATCACCCTGCTTATGCAGCATCGTGTAGATTACGTAGATATTGAACTGCGTGACGAAGGCATTACAGAAGCCGAATTTTTTGCTGCTTCAATGAAACAGACACAGGGATCAAGCAGCAGTACAAACGGCACAAGCAGTAAAGAACAACCTCCTGAAGAAGAGATGAAATCTCAATTCCTTCAAACTGTACATAATTATCAAAATGCATTTCTGGAAGCGCTGACGGTAGGCAAGTTTAATGCCACAATGGTGGATGATGCCCTGCAGCCTATGGTCGAAGGTCTTGATGAGCAGAAGGATGTTGTGCATCTCCTGATGATGCTGGAACGGGATGACGTTAATAATTACACCCATTCCATTCAGGTAGGTCTTTTATCCTTTTATATCGCAAGTTGGATGGGATATTCCCAGTCAGAAAGTTACTTGATCAGCCGCGGAGGTTACCTGCACGATATCGGAAAGTGTAAAGTTTCACACCGGATTCGCAATAAAACAGAACCTTTGACGGCGGATGAACAGCTTGAACTGCAGCGTCACACCATCTATGGGCACGAGATCATTAAAAACTCGATGACTGATGAGGCCACAGCTCTGGTCGCTCTGCAGCATCATGAACGGGAAGACGGTTCAGGCTTTCCGATGCAGCTTGGAAAAGGTGAGATTCATCCGTATACCCAAATTGTGTCCGTGGCAGATATATACATAGGTATGCGATCCGGTAATCATGGCGCGAGCAATCCGAATCTGATTAACAACCTCAGAGATATCTACAGCATGGGATTTGGCAAATTAAATGAGAAACCGGTTCAGGCGTTAATGCAGCATCTGCTGCCTAACTTTATTGGCAAACAAGTGCTGCTCAGCAATGGAGAAAAAGGTGTTATTGTGATGAACAATGCATCAGATATCTTCAAACCGCTGATTAAAGTCGAGTCGGAAGAATATCGGGATCTGTCCAAAGAGCGCACCCTCTCCATTAATGAACTGCTCATTTGA